A window of Haliscomenobacter hydrossis DSM 1100 contains these coding sequences:
- the ltrA gene encoding group II intron reverse transcriptase/maturase, giving the protein MEDQSKLRNKYHQKDGAEGELPLFGKKKWEMSDAERVFSLQCKLYQKAKQDKGYKFYVLYDKVFQKHMLSVAWKAVKANQGSPGIDGISINDIEQGGVENYLEELGEELRTKRYRAQAVKRVMIPKANGGERPLGIPTVRDRIVQTACKLLIEPIFEADFEESSYGFRPERSSGDALGAIKGYLQEGKSEVLDADLSKYFDTIPHDKLLIGLKERISDGRILDLIGQWLKAPIYEDGQFKGGKKNKVGTPQGGVISPLLANIYLNLLDRIVNNPKSLFYQGGVKIVRYADDFVLMGKQIGEQVKEQLKSLLSRMGLSLNEQKTRTVEAKAESFDFLGFTIRYDKDLWDRNKRYWNIIPSQKSEQKIRDKIDTYLEAHGHYKGEQVSEDLNKLLRGWLNYFDIKGVSYPAVSKRRLRHYLQERLNRYYNRKSQRKCRLYGQRAFEALVEKYGLIDPTKYTSGGVRL; this is encoded by the coding sequence ATGGAAGACCAGTCAAAATTGAGAAACAAGTATCATCAGAAAGACGGAGCGGAGGGAGAACTGCCACTATTCGGGAAGAAGAAATGGGAGATGAGCGATGCGGAAAGGGTATTTTCGTTACAATGCAAGCTATACCAAAAAGCCAAGCAGGACAAGGGGTATAAGTTTTACGTGCTATACGACAAGGTGTTTCAAAAACATATGTTGAGCGTTGCGTGGAAGGCAGTAAAAGCCAACCAAGGCTCCCCCGGCATAGACGGGATCAGCATAAATGATATTGAGCAAGGCGGCGTGGAGAACTATTTGGAGGAACTAGGGGAAGAACTAAGGACGAAACGCTACCGGGCGCAAGCAGTAAAACGGGTAATGATCCCGAAAGCGAACGGAGGAGAACGGCCATTAGGGATACCGACAGTTAGAGACCGGATAGTACAGACAGCATGTAAACTACTAATAGAACCGATCTTTGAAGCGGACTTTGAGGAAAGTTCCTATGGGTTCCGGCCAGAACGCAGTTCTGGGGATGCACTAGGAGCGATCAAGGGTTATCTACAGGAAGGGAAGAGTGAAGTATTGGATGCGGACTTGAGTAAATACTTTGATACGATACCACACGATAAACTGCTGATTGGGCTAAAAGAGCGGATCAGTGACGGACGGATATTGGACTTAATCGGTCAATGGTTGAAAGCGCCGATATACGAGGATGGACAGTTTAAAGGGGGTAAGAAGAACAAAGTAGGGACACCACAAGGGGGCGTGATCTCGCCCTTACTGGCCAATATATACCTGAACCTATTAGATCGGATCGTGAACAATCCGAAGAGTTTGTTTTACCAAGGTGGAGTGAAGATAGTACGGTATGCAGATGATTTTGTGTTAATGGGCAAACAGATCGGAGAACAGGTGAAGGAGCAGCTCAAAAGCTTGCTAAGTCGAATGGGATTAAGCTTGAATGAGCAGAAAACCCGAACGGTTGAAGCAAAAGCGGAGAGCTTTGACTTTTTAGGGTTCACCATCCGCTACGACAAGGATTTATGGGATCGTAACAAACGCTACTGGAACATCATTCCAAGTCAGAAATCGGAGCAAAAGATCCGAGACAAGATTGATACATATCTTGAAGCACATGGTCACTACAAGGGAGAACAAGTGAGCGAAGACCTGAATAAGCTATTACGGGGATGGTTGAACTACTTTGACATCAAAGGGGTGAGCTATCCAGCGGTGAGCAAAAGACGGTTACGGCACTACCTGCAAGAGCGACTGAACCGTTACTATAACCGCAAGAGTCAACGGAAGTGTAGGCTTTATGGACAAAGAGCCTTTGAGGCATTAGTCGAAAAGTATGGACTAATCGACCCGACGAAATACACTTCCGGAGGAGTTCGCCTGTGA